The proteins below come from a single Rhizobium etli CFN 42 genomic window:
- a CDS encoding cyclic nucleotide-binding domain-containing protein: MTEATTPTKENRLFALLPEGELATVVSHLEPCDTPRGFVMANAGATIDYAYFPCSGVGSIINISPEGNRVEAGLFGRDGFRLRQGGGGI; the protein is encoded by the coding sequence TTGACAGAAGCAACGACACCGACCAAGGAAAACCGGTTGTTCGCCCTCTTGCCTGAGGGAGAGCTTGCAACTGTCGTTTCTCATCTCGAACCGTGCGACACCCCTCGCGGCTTTGTCATGGCCAACGCCGGCGCAACGATCGACTACGCTTATTTCCCGTGCTCGGGAGTAGGTTCGATCATCAACATTTCCCCCGAGGGCAATCGCGTCGAAGCCGGGTTGTTCGGTCGTGACGGGTTTCGCCTACGGCAGGGCGGAGGAGGAATATGA
- a CDS encoding ferritin-like domain-containing protein gives MPEKEIRDVFVVGLRNAHAMENQALSIMKPQLKRIDNYPEVAAKLDQHIRETEGQINRLEEILDGLNEDKSTLKDLALSFTGSMAALGHTVAGDEILKNAFANFAFEHYEAAAYKSLLAVSEAGGYGAAMTGLQANLAEELAMAEWINDNLAALTKKFLSLREAGETAKV, from the coding sequence ATGCCAGAGAAGGAAATTCGTGACGTCTTCGTCGTTGGACTGAGGAATGCACATGCGATGGAAAACCAGGCGCTCAGCATCATGAAGCCCCAATTGAAACGGATCGACAATTACCCGGAGGTCGCAGCAAAACTAGATCAGCATATCCGCGAGACTGAAGGGCAGATCAATCGCTTGGAGGAGATTCTCGACGGTCTTAACGAGGACAAGTCGACGCTGAAGGACTTGGCGCTGTCGTTCACCGGATCGATGGCAGCGCTTGGCCACACGGTCGCCGGCGACGAAATACTGAAGAACGCCTTTGCCAATTTTGCTTTCGAGCACTACGAAGCGGCGGCTTACAAGTCGCTGCTGGCAGTTTCCGAGGCGGGTGGATACGGCGCCGCCATGACCGGGCTTCAGGCCAATCTGGCAGAGGAGTTGGCGATGGCGGAATGGATCAACGACAATCTCGCCGCTCTGACGAAGAAGTTCCTCTCGCTGCGCGAGGCAGGTGAGACGGCAAAGGTTTGA